In one Hypomesus transpacificus isolate Combined female chromosome 18, fHypTra1, whole genome shotgun sequence genomic region, the following are encoded:
- the ccdc187 gene encoding coiled-coil domain-containing protein 187 isoform X2 encodes MTELEIDQSHLPRVQEVCQCFAVLEDGALAHNLQEQEIEQYYTTNIQKNQLVQNDIRIAKRLQDEEEEQRAQQRARLSQATRRLEEQDSEYARRIQEEIQRCADEEAYRREQEDEEIAKRIQEEEEHRVRQRSSVQESFSEEGASDPASASPRQRPLSSPPRTGQHQPPSASRWQSSTSHTHSHSTALWADSPRPAEAQNNRIFRSNNDHTASFRRIRNDLREPGYLSDLTASEDTDTVIPAQLTSRALRPEKRLNTASRAHQDRLHDPGQRDCRGLQDSFRGKRRAWGDWEGVRGDLEGGRRDVEEMGESQGGWGHRRDNEAGDSSYESHGMRGRSRHSGDLARRVNGDEARDTDEVRDGGSLRDRDGGSLRDGGVERDRDGGRSWTYREGSDRRVHFQDQSKRCHSYHGDRSSRVWEMLGQVLRERGVAVRFQSGSLQVRRQARDSLVLDGSDVSYSDTQSQQRVFQRATPSRRSYHGDGRERRKPSHRGERDGGSGGGPTGDHDNTPREEHCGPEFWEEEQSWGGIRERSGSQRRRRDGARSGRPEEKPEERPEERPQGRRDLNEHTVRRSVSERWHGHKEEEEEAYCSEEEQERREERPRSLAVQRSQSFCSRGASTRARARHGGAGAGLKPEGACLDMGELQQVLLDEELARRLQEEEERLLRGSPQPTPSPLNSYPEGDFRVAQVAQDEEIARFMQKQEMKSKRQSRELDVSESWRGPREPSHPQDRRPPRERQRERLDSEGFPSPSEDCSPDQQPPSPTSTGLQAFPIRNIAEELDPTFKAKRQSKDSLREGQTISGSPACQSPPVPHSGRHDFLEEPAFIPPTKRHSDKSGCIKPKEKKNCKQQ; translated from the exons ATGACAGAGCTGGAGATCGATCAGTCCCACCTGCCGCGTGTACAGGAAG TGTGCCAGTGTTTTGCAGTGCTGGAGGATGGTGCCTTGGCACACAACTTGCAGGAGCAGGAGA TTGAGCAATACTACACCACCAACATCCAGAAGAACCAGCTGGTGCAGAATGACATTCGCATCGCTAAGAGACtccaggacgaggaggaggagcaaagAGCCCAGCAGAGAGCCAGGCTCAGCCAGGCAACGAGACGACT tgaggagCAGGACTCTGAGTACGCCCGTAGGATCCAGGAGGAGATCCAGAGGTGTGCTGACGAGGAGGCttacaggagggagcaggaggacgaG GAAATAGCTAAACGGatccaggaagaggaggagcacagagtGAGGCAAAGGAGCAGTGTGCAGGAGAGCTTTagtgaag AGGGTGCCAGCGACCCTGCCTCAGCATCCCCACGCCAGCGCCCCCTCTCCAGCCCGCCCCGCACAGGGCAGCACCAGCCGCCCTCCGCCAGCAGGTGGCAGTCTtctacctctcacacacactcacactctacGGCGCTTTGGGCTGACTCGCCCAGACCAGCAGAGGCCCAGAACAACAGAATATTCAGGTCAAACAATGACCACACAGCCTCGTTTAGGCGAATCAGGAATGACCTTAGAGAGCCCGGCTACCTGAGTGATCTGACGGCCTCTGAGGATACAGACACAGTCATCCCTGCACAACTCACCTCCAGAGCCCTCAGACCGGAGAAACGTCTCAACACTGCCAGCAGGGCCCACCAGGATCGTCTGCACGACCCAGGGCAGAGGGACTGCAGGGGTCTGCAGGACAGCTTCAGAGGGAAGCGTAGGGCCTGGGGGGActgggagggggtcaggggggatCTGGAAGGGGGTaggagagatgtggaggagatgggagagagtcAGGGGGGATGGGGGCACAGAAGGGACAATGAGGCGGGTGACAGCAGTTATGAGTCACACGGGATGAGAGGGCGGTCCCGTCATAGCGGTGACTTGGCCAGGAGAGTGAATGGAGATGAGGCCAGAGACACTGATGAAGTCAGAGACGGAGGCagtctcagagacagagatggaggcagtCTCAGAGACGGAGGCGTTGAAAgggacagagacggagggaggagctGGACCTACAGAGAGGGATCAGACAGACGCGTCCACTTTCAGGATCAGTCGAAGCGCTGCCACAGTTACCACGGCGACCGCAGCAGCCGAGTGTGGGAGATGCTCGGACAggtcctgagagagaggggcgtgGCTGTGAGATTCCAGAGTGGGTCACTGCAGGTCAGGCGTCAGGCAAGGGACAGCCTGGTGCTTGATGGGAGTGATGTCTCATATAGTGACACCCAATCACAACAGAGGGTTTTCCAGAGGGCCACACCCAGCAGGCGCAGTTACCATGGTGATGGAAGGGAAAGGAGAAAACCGTcacacaggggggagagagacggaggttCTGGAGGAGGCCCCACCGGGGACCATGACAACACTCCGAGAGAGGAGCATTGTGGGCCAGAGTTCTGGGAGGAAGAGCAGAGTTGGGGCGGGATCAGAGAGAGAAGCGgaagccagaggaggaggagagacggggCCCGCTCAGGGAGGCCAGAggagaagccagaggagaggccaGAGGAGAGGCCGCAGGGCAGGCGGGACCTGAACGAGCACACAGTCAGGAGAAGTGTGAGTGAACGCTGGCATGggcacaaggaggaggaggaggaagcgtactgctcagaggaggagcaggagaggagggaggagaggcccCGGAGCCTCGCAGTGCAGCGCAGCCaaagcttctgcagccgaggcgCCTCAACCAGGGCTAGGGCCAGGCACGGCGGAGCAG GGGCGGGGCTGAAGCCTGAGGGGGCGTGTCTGGATATGGGGGAGCTGCAGCAGGTGCTGTTGGATGAGGAGCTGGCCCGCAGgctgcaggaagaggaggagagactgctcaggggg AGTCCCCAGCCTACACCCTCTCCACTTAACTCTTACCCAGAAGGAGACTTCAGAGTTGCACAAGTGGCTCAGGATGAG GAAATTGCCCGCTTCATGCAGAAGCAGGAAATGAAATCAAAGCGCCAGTCACGTGAGCTGGATGTGTCCGAGTCATGGCGTGGTCCCAGAGAGCCGTCCCACCCCCAAGACAGGAGACCacccagggagagacag agagagagactggactcTGAGGGTTTTCCTTCTCCCAGTGAGGACTGCTCCCCAGACcagcagcctcccagccccacctCTACCGGCCT ACAAGCCTTTCCAATCCGAAATATTGCTGAGGAACTGGACCCAACCTTCAAGGCCAAGAGGCAGAGCAAAGACAGCCTCCGCGAGGGACAGACCATCTCAG GCTCCCCAGCCTGTCAGTCACCTCCCGTCCCTCACTCTGGTCGACACGACTTCCTGGAGGAGCCTGCCTTCATCCCGCCCACCAAGCGGCACAGTGACAAATCAGGATGCATTAAACCCAAAGAAAAGAAGAACTGCAAGCAGCAGTGA
- the LOC124480629 gene encoding tumor necrosis factor receptor superfamily member 9-like, giving the protein MLGVIYSPTLNPVRAMDLLILAWCFALLPAGCISAEETAIGCMRWEPHKTTDVCCVHCKPGNRVVSRCGPDPKELCTPCEEGTYTKDPLKFDCKQCTTCTGAFILKKRCTTTKDTECDCSAGYKCGDEGCTFCVKECGKGEEPTNQRSCQKCPQGTFNDQIHQKCKPWTTRCPHPNQHIVASGDAVSDIKCSTSKSNHSDPVVVTLPSRNTGISFVPENRDNTGWVVAVTCAGFLVIVISIISSIMLHKSVQKKLPPKTPNPFGPIIRNPTTDEPQTLVSCSCHQPQQEQGSSTESLTSQESKAPLLNEIRLNQTP; this is encoded by the exons ATGCTGGGTGTGATCTACAGCCCTACTCTGAACCCTGTGAGAGCTATGGATCTACTCATCTTGGCTTGGTGTTTCGCTCTGCTCCCAGCTGGCTGTATCAGTGCTGAAGAGACAGCAATAGGCTGTATGCGATGGGAGCCCCATAAAACTACAGATGTCTGCTGTGTTCATTGCAAACCAG GGAACCGTGTAGTTAGCCGCTGTGGTCCAGATCCCAAAGAACTGTGTACTCCTTGTGAGGAAGGCACCTACACAAAAGACCCTTTAAAGTTTGACTGTAAACAATGTACCACGTGTACAG gtgccTTTATTCTTAAAAAAAGGTGTACAACCACCAAGGACACTGAGTGTGACTGTTCAGCGGGGTATAAATGTGGTGATGAAGGCTGCACCTTCTGTGTCAAAGAGTGTGGCAAGGGCGAAGAGCCTACAAATCAAC GATCTTGCCAAAAGTGTCCTCAGGGGACATTCAATGACCAGATACACCAGAAGTGCAAACCTTGGACAACCCG CTGCCCCCATCCAAATCAACACATTGTTGCCAGCGGGGATGCAGTCAGTGACATTAAGTGCAGCACCAGTAAAAGCAACCACTCAGACCCTGTGGTAGTCACCTTGCCTTCAAGAAACACAGGAATCAGCTTTGTTCCAGAAAACAGAG ATAACACAGGATGGGTTGTAGCAGTCACCTGCGCTGGGTTTCTGGTCATTGTCATCAGCATCATCAGCAGCATCATGTTACACAAAAGTGTTCAAAAGAAACTACCCCCCAAGACCCCTAATCCATTCGGACCCATCATTCGGAATCCCACTACAG ATGAGCCCCAGACCCTGGTATCATGCAGCTGCCATCAGCCTCAGCAGGAGCAGGGAAGCAGCACCGAGTCTCTGACCTCTCAGGAGTCCAAAGCCCCACTCTTGAATGAGATCAGACTGAATCAGACTCCCTAA
- the ccdc187 gene encoding coiled-coil domain-containing protein 187 isoform X1 — protein sequence MTELEIDQSHLPRVQEVCQCFAVLEDGALAHNLQEQEIEQYYTTNIQKNQLVQNDIRIAKRLQDEEEEQRAQQRARLSQATRRLEEQDSEYARRIQEEIQRCADEEAYRREQEDEEIAKRIQEEEEHRVRQRSSVQESFSEEGASDPASASPRQRPLSSPPRTGQHQPPSASRWQSSTSHTHSHSTALWADSPRPAEAQNNRIFRSNNDHTASFRRIRNDLREPGYLSDLTASEDTDTVIPAQLTSRALRPEKRLNTASRAHQDRLHDPGQRDCRGLQDSFRGKRRAWGDWEGVRGDLEGGRRDVEEMGESQGGWGHRRDNEAGDSSYESHGMRGRSRHSGDLARRVNGDEARDTDEVRDGGSLRDRDGGSLRDGGVERDRDGGRSWTYREGSDRRVHFQDQSKRCHSYHGDRSSRVWEMLGQVLRERGVAVRFQSGSLQVRRQARDSLVLDGSDVSYSDTQSQQRVFQRATPSRRSYHGDGRERRKPSHRGERDGGSGGGPTGDHDNTPREEHCGPEFWEEEQSWGGIRERSGSQRRRRDGARSGRPEEKPEERPEERPQGRRDLNEHTVRRSVSERWHGHKEEEEEAYCSEEEQERREERPRSLAVQRSQSFCSRGASTRARARHGGAGAGLKPEGACLDMGELQQVLLDEELARRLQEEEERLLRGSPQPTPSPLNSYPEGDFRVAQVAQDEEIARFMQKQEMKSKRQSRELDVSESWRGPREPSHPQDRRPPRERQRERLDSEGFPSPSEDCSPDQQPPSPTSTGLQAFPIRNIAEELDPTFKAKRQSKDSLREGQTISGSSPACQSPPVPHSGRHDFLEEPAFIPPTKRHSDKSGCIKPKEKKNCKQQ from the exons ATGACAGAGCTGGAGATCGATCAGTCCCACCTGCCGCGTGTACAGGAAG TGTGCCAGTGTTTTGCAGTGCTGGAGGATGGTGCCTTGGCACACAACTTGCAGGAGCAGGAGA TTGAGCAATACTACACCACCAACATCCAGAAGAACCAGCTGGTGCAGAATGACATTCGCATCGCTAAGAGACtccaggacgaggaggaggagcaaagAGCCCAGCAGAGAGCCAGGCTCAGCCAGGCAACGAGACGACT tgaggagCAGGACTCTGAGTACGCCCGTAGGATCCAGGAGGAGATCCAGAGGTGTGCTGACGAGGAGGCttacaggagggagcaggaggacgaG GAAATAGCTAAACGGatccaggaagaggaggagcacagagtGAGGCAAAGGAGCAGTGTGCAGGAGAGCTTTagtgaag AGGGTGCCAGCGACCCTGCCTCAGCATCCCCACGCCAGCGCCCCCTCTCCAGCCCGCCCCGCACAGGGCAGCACCAGCCGCCCTCCGCCAGCAGGTGGCAGTCTtctacctctcacacacactcacactctacGGCGCTTTGGGCTGACTCGCCCAGACCAGCAGAGGCCCAGAACAACAGAATATTCAGGTCAAACAATGACCACACAGCCTCGTTTAGGCGAATCAGGAATGACCTTAGAGAGCCCGGCTACCTGAGTGATCTGACGGCCTCTGAGGATACAGACACAGTCATCCCTGCACAACTCACCTCCAGAGCCCTCAGACCGGAGAAACGTCTCAACACTGCCAGCAGGGCCCACCAGGATCGTCTGCACGACCCAGGGCAGAGGGACTGCAGGGGTCTGCAGGACAGCTTCAGAGGGAAGCGTAGGGCCTGGGGGGActgggagggggtcaggggggatCTGGAAGGGGGTaggagagatgtggaggagatgggagagagtcAGGGGGGATGGGGGCACAGAAGGGACAATGAGGCGGGTGACAGCAGTTATGAGTCACACGGGATGAGAGGGCGGTCCCGTCATAGCGGTGACTTGGCCAGGAGAGTGAATGGAGATGAGGCCAGAGACACTGATGAAGTCAGAGACGGAGGCagtctcagagacagagatggaggcagtCTCAGAGACGGAGGCGTTGAAAgggacagagacggagggaggagctGGACCTACAGAGAGGGATCAGACAGACGCGTCCACTTTCAGGATCAGTCGAAGCGCTGCCACAGTTACCACGGCGACCGCAGCAGCCGAGTGTGGGAGATGCTCGGACAggtcctgagagagaggggcgtgGCTGTGAGATTCCAGAGTGGGTCACTGCAGGTCAGGCGTCAGGCAAGGGACAGCCTGGTGCTTGATGGGAGTGATGTCTCATATAGTGACACCCAATCACAACAGAGGGTTTTCCAGAGGGCCACACCCAGCAGGCGCAGTTACCATGGTGATGGAAGGGAAAGGAGAAAACCGTcacacaggggggagagagacggaggttCTGGAGGAGGCCCCACCGGGGACCATGACAACACTCCGAGAGAGGAGCATTGTGGGCCAGAGTTCTGGGAGGAAGAGCAGAGTTGGGGCGGGATCAGAGAGAGAAGCGgaagccagaggaggaggagagacggggCCCGCTCAGGGAGGCCAGAggagaagccagaggagaggccaGAGGAGAGGCCGCAGGGCAGGCGGGACCTGAACGAGCACACAGTCAGGAGAAGTGTGAGTGAACGCTGGCATGggcacaaggaggaggaggaggaagcgtactgctcagaggaggagcaggagaggagggaggagaggcccCGGAGCCTCGCAGTGCAGCGCAGCCaaagcttctgcagccgaggcgCCTCAACCAGGGCTAGGGCCAGGCACGGCGGAGCAG GGGCGGGGCTGAAGCCTGAGGGGGCGTGTCTGGATATGGGGGAGCTGCAGCAGGTGCTGTTGGATGAGGAGCTGGCCCGCAGgctgcaggaagaggaggagagactgctcaggggg AGTCCCCAGCCTACACCCTCTCCACTTAACTCTTACCCAGAAGGAGACTTCAGAGTTGCACAAGTGGCTCAGGATGAG GAAATTGCCCGCTTCATGCAGAAGCAGGAAATGAAATCAAAGCGCCAGTCACGTGAGCTGGATGTGTCCGAGTCATGGCGTGGTCCCAGAGAGCCGTCCCACCCCCAAGACAGGAGACCacccagggagagacag agagagagactggactcTGAGGGTTTTCCTTCTCCCAGTGAGGACTGCTCCCCAGACcagcagcctcccagccccacctCTACCGGCCT ACAAGCCTTTCCAATCCGAAATATTGCTGAGGAACTGGACCCAACCTTCAAGGCCAAGAGGCAGAGCAAAGACAGCCTCCGCGAGGGACAGACCATCTCAGGTA GCTCCCCAGCCTGTCAGTCACCTCCCGTCCCTCACTCTGGTCGACACGACTTCCTGGAGGAGCCTGCCTTCATCCCGCCCACCAAGCGGCACAGTGACAAATCAGGATGCATTAAACCCAAAGAAAAGAAGAACTGCAAGCAGCAGTGA
- the LOC124480923 gene encoding urotensin-2-like yields MMWNLFVSWTFLLVASGPLLAHPLTESAEMPYSGPVSVEDRGAGSPDELSYSEQMYLPQMAPGLRYASLLSGEINRDGLRTTGLLPRQMQRDVLLEKSNHLSPFSRFLGIRKQFKKRGGNSECFWKYCV; encoded by the exons ATGATGTGGAACCTGTTTGTGTCTTGGACCTTCCTGCTGGTGGCTTCTGGTCCGCTGTTGGCCCATCCCCTCACAGAGTCTGCGGAGATGCCCTACTCAGGACCTG TGTCGGTGGAGGATAGAGGGGCTGGTAGTCCAGACGAGCTGTCCTACTCAGAGCAGATGTACCTTCCCCAGATGGCTCCTGGTCTCAGATACGCCTCCCTCTTATCTGGAGAGATCAacagagatg GTCTTAGAACAACTGGACTTCTTCCAAGGCAGATGCAAAGAGAT GTCCTCTTGGAGAAATCCAACCATTTAAGTCCTTTCAGTCGCTTCCTGGGGATTCGAAAACAGTtcaagaagaggggaggaaactCTGAGTGCTTCTGGAAGTACTGTGTTTAA